GAGGACGATGAAGAagaaatcgtctacaagcctccatttccgACTGTCTAAAAGGAAGGGAATGACGCGGCCACAAGACAAGAAATCGCCAATGTTGTCTTCTAAAGATTTCAATGTGGTTTTTCAATTCCATTGTAATTgcaatgaaagaatgaatgatttttcatccttgtatccgaactacgttgggcctgaattctcctggtgagatacgtaggcagccttcccGGCCCCTATcaccaaaaattttcattctcctccaTATTTCGGAGATACGAAGATAAGATCAACGGACGTCGCAAAGTAGCTGCAAGAAGaccatagctcaacgtgattcagATTTCCCAAGATAGCgccaaacaaacaaattcctgtttgttcaaaatatatattcatccttattcgtgggttaagatatcctcaaacaaagcgaCTTGTGTGTTTAATCTGTTTGCTGTGCgatattatgtattttgtactcAAATATGCGctaacaaatttgcctttgagttgtttttaccTCTCAGGTACCtcttactgatctgtgtcgataaagctggcagatcaccactatttcaccagatcaaaaggtcCCGCAGATTCCTTCCCCAAACCAAACGCAAATACAGATATGGGAGATAACAATGAACAAGTCAGCCTCACAGACGTCGTGGTGGCTCAGCCCACCGCGGCAGAGCAGAATGAGCTTATTGCGCAGCTAATGCAGCAAATAGCTGACATGAGGGTAGAGATGCAACGGAGGCAAGAAACTCCTCCGCCCGGGTTTGGCCCCAACTTTCTCGATGCGAGACCTCCTACATACTTTCCTTCGCCCAACTCGGATCCTACTCAGCACCATGCATCGACACCCGTGCACAACCCCTCCAGAATAGATGTGACAGCCCAAAAACCCCAATACGCGTCAGTCTCCTATCAAATTCCCTCACCACTCCCAAacaatcctccacaaatacCATCGCAACCCCAAAGCATTCCAACAACCCCATTACCACAAAATCAAACCCAAAATCCCACCGCCTTCAATTCCCAAACACCGCATCCCCACTTTAACTAAAATACCAATCCCCAAAATTTTCCGCAAAATTATCAAACCGCACAGAACGTCCCAAGCCCTTCCATAGCTCCACCCCTCCCCAAAAGAACCACTTTTCAAGTCCCTGTCCCAGTCGAGCATGAGGTGCACGGCTCCGAGTTGGACAACTATGAGGAgcaagaaagagagtgaaggTCGAGGGAAGAAGCAAAGGTAGACATAAAGGAGGAGATCAGGAGGGCAATGAGGGAATTGCAATGTACTCCAGACGTCGTCGGATTAAGCTACGCAGAACTATGCATCCACCCAGACTTGAACCTGCCTAAAGGGTTCAAGATCCCGAAGTTTGATACCTTCGGCGGGGTGGGCAACCCCATGGCACACCTCAGAGCGTACTGTGAccaactcgtgggagttggtAAAGATGAAGCCTTGCTGATGAGGTTATTCAGCCGGAGCCTGTGCGGTGAAGCCCTGGAGTGGTTCACGTCACATGAGACTCGACAGTGGTCCAGTTGGAGTGCACTGGCTAAGGATTTCATTGACAGATTCGCATATAACATCGAGATAGTTCCTGATCGGTACTccttggagaagatgaagcagaagCCCACAGAAAGATATCGAGAATTCGCGTACAGGTGGAGGAAAGAGGCAGCAAGGGTGAGACCTCCGATGACAGAAAAAGAGATTGTGGAGGTGTTCGTGCGGGTGCAGGAGCCCGAGTATTATGACAGGATCATTTTGTTAATCGACGCCAAGTTCGCCGAAATAGTCAAAGTGGGTGAGACTATTGAAGATGGCCTGAAGTCGGGGAAGATAGCCCGAGTGTCTGCATCGCCTGGATCTTCCGGACTGGtaaggaagaaaagagaggagGTTAACGCTATCTCACACGGGGGAAGAAAGGCCCCCAGAAACTTACCACGTCCCCAAGGCCGCTCCTACCCTCCATCAAATCCTCATCAAGCCTACCGTCAAAACTTAAATGATTCCAGCCACTACAATGCCGGCCCCACTTATCCAGAAGCCCATATTGTGTCGTATCAGAATCCACCCCGATTTCCCAAAATTTTCCAAACTACCCCCAAGCCTATCAAGTCCCTCCCCACTACCAGAATGCCGCTCCCAGCTGCGCTAATGTACAGCCAAGCTATCAAGCGCCGTTCCCCGCATATCAAATACAAACCCCAGCATATCAAAACCCCCATCCAAATTACCAAGCCGCAATGCCAAACTACCAAATAAATCCCCATCCCAGAGCCCAAGCTCCACGACCAAATACCAGCAATTACCAACAAGTCCCTCCCCCTCAGCAAAGCGGTTATGATCCTCCCCGTCCGAGATTTGAAAGAAGGCCTTCAAGGAAATTTACCACACTTGCTGAAAGACGGACCAAACTATTTGAGAGGCTAGTCGCAGAtggatacatccaccctgtgggGCCCAAACCCGTGAATGTCAACTCAAAGTTCTACAGGCCAGATCAAAGGTGTGCTTATTATTCCAACAGTGTTTGACATGACACGGAAGATTGCATCAACCTTAAGCACAAAATCCAAGACCTGATCGATCAGGAGGTAGTTTCTCTTCAACCGGCGGCGCCAAACGTCAACACGAATCCGTTGCCAAATCATGGGGGTGAAAACACCAACATGATAGAAACTGACGAAGATGAGCGTCAAGCAAAGAGAATTACTCCTGTTGTTCAGGAAGACTTGGAAAGGGCTGTCGCTTCTTAAGCGTCAAGGAAAGGAGGGAGTTTGTTATTCTGACACCTGCAAAGGATGTTGCCTTGGTGCCCTCAAAGACTCTCCCCAAACCCAAGTTTGTGATAGAAACGGCCGTGGCTCAAGGCATGACTAGGTCCAGAAGGTGCTACACTCCTGATGAGCTTGCTCTCAGAGGACAGAAGAAGGACCATGCTAAGAGGCCGATAAGCGAGGGGGAAGTTGAAGAGTTCTGGAGAAGGATGCAACCGAAGGACTATTCCATCGTCAAAAATTTAGAGAAGACTCCGGCTCAGATATCTGTGTGGGCCCTGCTGATGAGATCTCAGCCCCACAGGCAGGCCTTAATGAAAGCTCTTGATGATACATACATGCCCTCAGGCACAAGCAGCGACAATGTAGCTGCTATGATTCACCGAGTCATTCAGGGACACCGCATCAGCTTCTGCGATGATGAGTTGCCATCCGAAGGGAGAGCCCACAACAAAGCTCTACACATCACCGTGGTATGCCGCAGAAAGATCGTCAACCGTGTTTTGGTAGACGACGGATCTGGCCTAAACATATGCCCCTTGTCCACGCTGAAGCAGCTGAGGTTTGACCTCAGAAAGTTGGAGAAAAACTAGGTTAATGTGAGAGCATTTGATGGTGTGCAGAGAGAGACGTTAGGATCGGTGAACTTGATCATCCAAATGGGCCCCGTGGAGTTCGAGGCAAAATTCCAGGTGTTGGATATCGACACCAGCTATAACCTCTTTTTGGGAAGGCCATTCATTCATATGGCTGGAGCCATCCCCTCCACTCTTCACCAAGTGATGAAACTAGTATGGAGAAATGAAGAACTAGTTATTCATGGGGAAAGGAGCCATTCAGGTAAGCAGGTGCCGATCTTGGACGAGACGCCGCAAACTTCGGATTTCTACACAGTGGAGTTTGTAAATGCCACCGATGAGGGCTTGGCACCACAGACTCCCATGCCGGTCGTGTACAAAATGATTGCCACGGTAATGCTGCAGAGCGGATTCGAACCAGGTTCCGGACTAGGAAGGAATGCCCAAGGGATTATCAAGCCAGTTCCCGTCCTTGCTCAGGGATCaaagtatggtttggggtacatccccacagatgatgatatgaagatgaagaggagaAGGGATCAAGAGTTGACTAAGCCGATCCCGCATCTCTATCACTCCTTTCCAGTTCGGGAGCATGCCGAGCCTGAAGACGATGGGGAAGGAATCTGCGACCTGTTCAATGAGATCAATGCCGTCATAGAGGAGGAGGCTGAGCCAGCTGGCTTTCATGATGCTGAACCGGGGGAGATGCTGAAAAATTGGACGTCCACACCAATCCTGATGTCCCGGACTTTTGGGTAGAAAGGAATTATTTTGTGCATGCCAAAATCGGTGGTCGTTCGGAAGAGacccgagacccaccatttctgcattttcttgattttgaattttgttatgattgttTAAAGGGCAACATGGCCTTGTGCCATGACCCAAGTTTgcattttgtttcaatttaaatgaaagcttccttattttgactttgtttattcgattgcttgttatattttacttttctaattttgtctgtttatgatttcagtaacgtaagttacaaacctgccaatgtcatgtcatgtcatgagctaAACGAGCAAAATGAGGCAAATGACGACGAGGCTGACGACTACGACGAAGAAAGTGGGGAACCAGACTATGTGGTAGAAGAATTTTGACAGTTCGAGAATCAACATAAACCGAATCTGGAGGAAACAGAGACGGTGAATTTGGGAGATTCAGAatgtgtcaaagaggttaagatcagcacTCACCTGAATGAAACTCAGAAGGAGAGCCTGGTTCATTTGCTTGCCGAATACAGCGATGTGTTTGTTTGGGTGGTCGGTGACATGCAGGGGCTGAGTACTGATGTTGTAGCTCATAAGCTGCCTATCAACCCAGGGTTCGGGCCGGTGAAGCAAAAGACTCGAAAATTTAAGCCTgaattgagtttgaagattaaggaGGAAATCACGAAGCGGATAGAGTCTCGATTGGTAGAAGTAACGCAATATCCCACCTGGTTGGCGAATGTCGTTCCGGTcgccaagaaagatggaaatATTAGGATTTGTGTTAAttacagagatctcaacaaggctagtccaaaggataatttccttttgccaaatatccatattctgattgacaactgtgccaaacatgaggtgcagtcatttgtggattgttacgcgggttatcaccagattctgatggatgaagaagacgcaGAAAAAACGGCCTTCATCACACCTTGGGGGGTATATCACTACAGGGTGATGCCGTTTAGGCTCAAAAACGCCGGTGCCACTAACATGAGAGCCATGACGACTATCTTCCATGACATGattcacaaggaaattgaagtgtacGTGGACGACGTCATAATTAAATCCCGCGAGAGTTCGGATGATGTGACACACCTGAGGaaattctttgaacgtttgCGTCGGTACAACCTGAAGCTAAATCCCGCCAAATGTGCTTTTGGAGTCCCAGCTGGGAAGTTGTTAgggtttatagtcagcagaagaggtattgagctcgacccttccaagattaaagcaattcaggagttacctccgccgaagacgagaaaagaggtgatgagtttcttggggaggttaaactatatcagcCGGTTTATCGCACAATCGACAGTGGTAtgtgagcctatcttcaagTTGCTAAAGAAAGATGCCCCAACTGAGTGGACTAAGGAGTGCCAGACCGATTTCGACGctatcaagagctacttgtctaacccaccagtattggttcctccacgagaagggagtcctttgttgctGTATTTGTCTGTTTCAGATAACGCCTTTGGAtgtgtacttggtcaacacgacgagacagGGAAGAAGGAAAAGGCTATCTACTACATCAACAAGAAATTTACTCCGTACGACTCTCGCTACACTTTGTTGGAGAGAACATGCTGTGCTCTGACGTGGCTTGCCTAGAAGCTAAGGCACTACTTGTCATCGTATACTACGTATCTTATCTCCAGGATGGAtccattgaagtatattttccagaaagcgatgCCGACCGGGAAGTTAGCTAAATGGAAAAtgctgttgagtgagtttgacatTGTGTACGTGACTCAGAAGGCGATAAAGGCAcaagctttggctgatcatcttgcggaaaatcccgttgatgaagagtatgaacctctcaagacatattttcacgatgaagaagtgtcatttgtgggtgaggATATCTCTGAGGCttatccaggttggagattattcttcgaTGGAGCGGTGAATCACCAGGGTAAAGGTGTTGGAGCAGTCCTGGTAtcagaatctggtcagcactatcctatgGCGGCTAAGCTACGATTCaactgcacaaacaacatggctgaaTACGAAGCTTGTATTCTCGATTTGAAAATGGCCGTTGACATGAATGTTTATGAGTTATTGGTTATCGGAGATTCAGACCTtttgattcatcaggttcaaggagaatgggctaTGAAGAACCCGAAGATTGTACCTTACGTACAATGTGTGCAAAATCTGtgtaaaaggtttcgtaagatcgagttcagacatactcccagaatacagaatgaattagctgatgctcttgccaccatcgcttcaatGATCAAACATCCGGATACTGATTACATCGACCCGTTGGATATAGACTTGAAggaacatccagtccattgttcacatgttgaatcagaaccagatggtttgccttggtatttcgACATAAAGAGGCACTTGGAGTCTGGGACATATCCAGAAGATGCCACATCCAATCAAAAGAAGTCGATACGtcgtatggctctcaatttctttttgaatggaGAAGTCCTTTACAGGAGCACTCCAAATTTGGGTCTTTTGAGATGCGTGGATGCTGCTGAAGCCGTgaggcttattgaacagataTATGTTGGAGTTTGTGGTACACATATGAACGGGCTTACCTTGGAAATAAAAGTCCTTCGAGCCggttatttctggatgactatggagcatgactgttgcaaattcgtgcaaaaatgccacaaatgtcaagtgcacggcgATTTGATAcgggtgccacctcacgaacttaacactatgagttcaccttggccatttgtagcttggggaatggatgtcatcggtcctatagaaccagccgcttctaatggacacagattcattttggttgccatcgattatttcaccaagtgagtggaagcagcctcttacaaatcggtaaccaagaaagtggtggccAACTTTGTCCGTAACAATCTGATTTGCCGATTTGGAGTTCTAGAATCCATCATCACTGATaacggtgcaaatctcaacagtcatctgatgaaagagatatgtgaacaatttaagattattcaccgaaggtcaactgcttatcgccctcaaatgaacggagctgtggaggccgccaacaagaacatcaagaagattctgaggaaaatgattgacaagcagcggggttggcatgaaatattgccatatgctctactgggttatcgaacgacggtcagaacatcaactggggctactccatacttgctagtatacGGAACAGAAGTAGTCGTAcctgttgaagtcgagataccgtcactgaggatcatccaagaagctgagctAAGTAATGCTGAGTGGGTTAGCAAACGGATTGATCAACTAGccttgattgatgagaagagaatggtcGCCGTTTGCCATGGCCAGTTGTATAGACAGAGAATGACTCgcgcttttcacaaaagagtaagagccagaaattttgaagttggtcagttggttcttaagcgtatttttcctcaACAAGACGAGCAAAAAGGAAAGTTCGCACCAAACTGGCAAGGTCCCTACATGGTTCGCAAAgtactatctggaggtgctttggtcTTGTCCGAGATGGATGGCACCGTATGGCCCaaacctatcaactcagatgctgtcaagagatactatGCGTGAAGTTTTGCTTCACGTTTTTCcttcatttacttgtaatcgtTATGTTTGCTCGTATTTGTTCAATTTGAATTCTTATCCCTCTTGtaacgaactacgtctgacctgaattctcgagaatgagatacgtaggcggcctatgtcggcttcggtcaccccattttTCCCCTTAATCATTTCTCtgtatttgaactacgttcgacctgaattctcaagaatgagatacgtaggcggcctttgtcggcctcggtcggtttctttgtaaaatttattcttgttaaccgttaaggggaactacgtttgacctgattcttgcctcaacgggatacgtaggcgccacaagggctcggtcatatctctcgtaagatttttatttcccttctacaatagaaactgggacagaatttttgagagggactccaAAATTCTCCAGAAGAAGTCTCCTCTTCAGCAAGTCAAACTAAAGACATTTCGAATTTGCGActgggacaaaatttttgagaagatctcaaaaattccgcgATCTGTTCGGTTACAATGGAAAGATGAGCAAGATACTAAACTGGGAcataaattttgaggatggcctcaaaatttcatcACGGGTCTTCCCTACAAGTACGGAATGCCTCTGAAATTCATTCGACAAGCGTCGACTCGAAAGAGCTCATTAAGCCTGACATGACAT
The sequence above is a segment of the Solanum lycopersicum chromosome 10, SLM_r2.1 genome. Coding sequences within it:
- the LOC138339142 gene encoding uncharacterized protein, giving the protein MRELQCTPDVVGLSYAELCIHPDLNLPKGFKIPKFDTFGGVGNPMAHLRAYCDQLVGVGKDEALLMRLFSRSLCGEALEWFTSHETRQWSSWSALAKDFIDRFAYNIEIVPDRYSLEKMKQKPTERYREFAYRWRKEAARVRPPMTEKEIVEVFVRVQEPEYYDRIILLIDAKFAEIVKVGETIEDGLKSGKIARVSASPGSSGLVRKKREEVNAISHGGRKAPRNLPRPQGRSYPPSNPHQAYRQNLNDSSHYNAGPTYPEAHIVSYQNPPRFPKIFQTTPKPIKSLPTTRMPLPAALMYSQAIKRRRLGKGCRFLSVKERREFVILTPAKDVALVPSKTLPKPKFVIETAVAQGMTRSRRCYTPDELALRGQKKDHAKRPISEGEVEEFWRRMQPKDYSIVKNLEKTPAQISVWALLMRSQPHRQALMKALDDTYMPSGTSSDNVAAMIHRVIQGHRISFCDDELPSEGRAHNKALHITVVCRRKIVNRVLVDDGSGLNICPLSTLKQLRFDLRKLEKN
- the LOC138339143 gene encoding uncharacterized protein, whose amino-acid sequence is MPTGKLAKWKMLLSEFDIVYVTQKAIKAQALADHLAENPVDEEYEPLKTYFHDEEVSFVGEDISEAYPGWRLFFDGAVNHQGKGVGAVLVSESGQHYPMAAKLRFNCTNNMAEYEACILDLKMAVDMNVYELLVIGDSDLLIHQVQGEWAMKNPKIVPYVQCVQNLCKRFRKIEFRHTPRIQNELADALATIASMIKHPDTDYIDPLDIDLKEHPVHCSHVESEPDGLPWYFDIKRHLESGTYPEDATSNQKKSIRRMALNFFLNGEVLYRSTPNLGLLRCVDAAEAVRLIEQIYVGVCGTHMNGLTLEIKVLRAGYFWMTMEHDCCKFVQKCHKCQVHGDLIRVPPHELNTMSSPWPFVAWGMDVIESIITDNGANLNSHLMKEICEQFKIIHRRTSTGATPYLLVYGTEVVVPVEVEIPSLRIIQEAELSNAEWVSKRIDQLALIDEKRMVAVCHGQLYRQRMTRAFHKRVRARNFEVGQLVLKRIFPQQDEQKGKFAPNWQGPYMVRKVLSGGALVLSEMDGTVYSFASKSAEFFRLINTEKEKTISKASDFIESKKHFISFMPRNL